A window of the Virgibacillus pantothenticus genome harbors these coding sequences:
- the ribH gene encoding 6,7-dimethyl-8-ribityllumazine synthase, producing MSNVNVLQGNLVGTDLRIGIVVGRFNEFITGKLLEGAKDTLMRHGVAADQITVAWVPGAYEIPLIAKKMAKQEQYDAVITLGAVIRGATPHFDYVCNEAAKGVSQASLQAGKPVIFGILTTETIEQAIERAGTKAGNKGSEAASAAIEMANLLRNM from the coding sequence TTGAGTAACGTTAACGTATTACAAGGGAATTTAGTTGGAACGGATTTACGGATTGGAATCGTTGTTGGTAGATTTAATGAATTTATTACTGGGAAACTATTAGAAGGTGCTAAAGACACATTAATGCGACACGGGGTAGCCGCTGATCAGATTACGGTTGCTTGGGTACCTGGAGCTTATGAAATCCCATTAATTGCTAAAAAGATGGCTAAGCAAGAGCAATATGACGCGGTTATTACTCTCGGAGCGGTGATTCGTGGTGCTACGCCACATTTCGATTATGTTTGTAATGAAGCGGCCAAGGGCGTATCGCAAGCATCATTGCAAGCGGGAAAGCCAGTTATTTTTGGAATCTTAACAACAGAAACAATTGAACAGGCAATTGAAAGAGCGGGTACAAAAGCTGGAAATAAAGGTTCCGAAGCAGCCAGTGCAGCGATTGAAATGGCGAATTTGCTTCGTAACATGTAA
- a CDS encoding riboflavin synthase, giving the protein MFTGIIEEQGQVASMKHISDQAIVLRVKASTVLNDVQMGDSIAINGICLTVTSFDEHSFTVDVMPETVNATSLRSLRAGSSVNLERAMAANERFGGHIVSGHVDGIGEIIRKQREQNAIYYDIEIPASLARYVITKGSVAIDGVSLTVFQVKQNFFTISLIPYTASITILGEKEVGDVVNIECDMLIKHVEHLLTFASKKEILDEAYLRANGFM; this is encoded by the coding sequence TTGTTTACTGGAATTATTGAAGAACAAGGACAGGTAGCTTCGATGAAACATATTTCTGATCAGGCAATCGTATTAAGAGTAAAAGCTTCTACTGTTTTAAATGATGTCCAAATGGGAGACAGCATTGCTATAAACGGCATCTGTCTTACGGTAACCTCATTTGATGAGCACAGCTTTACAGTGGATGTCATGCCAGAAACGGTAAACGCAACTTCCTTACGCTCGTTGAGAGCAGGCTCTTCTGTGAATTTAGAGCGTGCTATGGCTGCTAATGAGAGGTTTGGTGGTCATATTGTTTCCGGGCATGTAGATGGAATAGGAGAAATTATTCGCAAGCAACGGGAACAAAATGCTATTTATTATGATATCGAAATACCAGCTAGTCTGGCGAGGTATGTCATTACGAAGGGATCCGTTGCTATTGATGGAGTTAGTTTAACCGTATTTCAAGTAAAGCAGAACTTCTTTACTATTTCTCTTATCCCTTATACAGCTTCAATAACGATATTAGGCGAAAAGGAAGTTGGAGACGTTGTTAATATAGAATGTGACATGCTTATAAAGCATGTAGAACATCTACTTACATTTGCATCAAAAAAAGAAATATTGGATGAAGCATATTTAAGAGCGAATGGCTTTATGTAA
- a CDS encoding DsrE/DsrF/DrsH-like family protein — MPEKKRTTIILFSGEYDKAMAAYIIANGAAAYDHEVTIFHTFWGLNALRKDNQVPLKKGFMEKMFGKMMPRGADKMGLSKMNYLGMGPKMIKQVMKKHNAMPLPDLISMAQEQDVKLLACTMTMDLLGLQKEELLDNIEYGGVGAYVGDSEDANITLFI; from the coding sequence ATGCCTGAAAAAAAGAGAACAACCATTATCTTATTTAGTGGTGAATACGATAAAGCAATGGCTGCTTATATTATCGCAAATGGTGCTGCTGCCTATGATCATGAAGTAACAATTTTTCATACGTTTTGGGGCTTGAACGCGTTACGTAAAGACAATCAAGTTCCTCTGAAAAAAGGATTTATGGAAAAGATGTTTGGAAAAATGATGCCACGTGGCGCAGATAAAATGGGCTTATCCAAGATGAATTATCTAGGCATGGGTCCCAAAATGATTAAACAGGTAATGAAAAAACATAATGCTATGCCGTTGCCAGATTTAATTTCTATGGCACAGGAGCAGGATGTGAAGTTACTTGCTTGTACGATGACGATGGATTTATTAGGACTTCAAAAAGAAGAATTGCTGGACAATATTGAATACGGTGGCGTCGGAGCATATGTCGGGGATTCCGAAGACGCAAATATTACGTTATTTATTTAA
- a CDS encoding sulfurtransferase TusA family protein: MEAVKVLDAKGLACPMPVVRTKKAIEEINSGEILEVHTTDQGSKSDLTAWAKSGGHELVKEAEEGDVFKFWIKKA; this comes from the coding sequence ATGGAAGCAGTAAAAGTATTAGATGCAAAAGGGTTGGCATGTCCAATGCCGGTCGTGAGAACAAAAAAGGCAATTGAAGAAATAAACTCCGGAGAGATTTTAGAAGTGCATACGACAGATCAAGGTTCGAAAAGTGATTTAACGGCTTGGGCTAAGTCTGGTGGGCATGAATTAGTAAAAGAAGCTGAAGAAGGCGATGTATTTAAGTTTTGGATTAAGAAGGCATAA
- a CDS encoding sulfite exporter TauE/SafE family protein → MSIEFFIIIFIIGFVGSFISGMVGIGGSIIKYPMLLYIPPLLGFAAFSAHEVSGISAVQVFFATIGGVWAYRKGGYLNKDLIIYMGVSILIGGLIGGYGSNLLSESAINIVYAVLATIAVIMMFMPKSNDNQENLTDVTFNKSVAAGLSFIVGIAAGIVGAAGAFILVPIMIIVLKIPTRVTIASSLAITFISSIGSTIGKVATGQVLLIPAIVMIVASLIASPIGAEVGKRVNTKLLQSILAFLILATAIKIWWDLLV, encoded by the coding sequence ATGAGTATAGAATTTTTTATCATTATTTTTATTATTGGTTTTGTAGGCTCGTTTATTTCAGGTATGGTGGGTATCGGGGGTTCTATTATAAAATACCCAATGCTATTATATATTCCTCCTTTGCTTGGATTTGCCGCCTTTAGTGCGCATGAAGTATCGGGTATTAGTGCTGTGCAAGTGTTTTTTGCTACAATCGGAGGGGTATGGGCCTATCGTAAAGGCGGGTATTTAAACAAAGATTTAATCATATATATGGGAGTTAGTATTTTGATTGGTGGTTTAATCGGAGGCTATGGTTCGAATTTGTTGTCAGAATCTGCAATTAACATTGTGTATGCCGTTTTAGCTACCATTGCAGTAATTATGATGTTTATGCCAAAATCAAATGATAATCAAGAAAATTTGACTGATGTGACGTTTAATAAATCCGTTGCTGCTGGATTATCCTTTATTGTAGGGATTGCAGCTGGGATTGTAGGTGCTGCAGGAGCCTTTATACTAGTACCTATTATGATTATTGTCTTAAAAATACCAACACGGGTAACCATTGCAAGTTCTTTGGCTATTACGTTTATTTCTTCTATTGGGTCAACTATTGGAAAAGTAGCCACAGGTCAGGTATTGCTCATTCCTGCTATTGTAATGATTGTTGCAAGTTTAATTGCTTCGCCTATTGGAGCAGAAGTTGGAAAACGTGTGAATACGAAACTGTTACAATCCATACTCGCATTTTTAATTCTGGCTACAGCAATTAAAATTTGGTGGGATTTACTTGTTTAA
- a CDS encoding sulfurtransferase TusA family protein, which produces MSITANEVLDAKGLSCPMPIVKTKKAISHLKAGEVIEVQATDQGSTADIKAWSESTGHQYIGTVENGDVLKHYIRVASEAEKKDETKHDNVVDVNELRAKVEGDEAVSILDVREPAEFAFGHIPGAINIPLGELETRIDALNKQDGLYVICRTGSRSDLAAQKLTEQGFKNVINVVPGMTKWEGPLNHDN; this is translated from the coding sequence GTGAGTATTACAGCAAATGAAGTATTGGATGCAAAAGGACTATCGTGTCCAATGCCAATTGTAAAAACAAAGAAAGCAATCAGTCATTTAAAAGCTGGTGAAGTGATTGAAGTGCAAGCTACAGATCAGGGATCTACTGCAGATATAAAAGCTTGGTCTGAAAGTACAGGGCATCAGTATATTGGTACGGTAGAAAACGGAGATGTGCTGAAGCACTATATCCGTGTGGCGAGTGAAGCAGAGAAAAAAGATGAAACAAAACACGATAACGTGGTCGATGTAAATGAATTACGTGCAAAAGTAGAGGGAGACGAAGCAGTCTCCATACTTGATGTTCGTGAGCCGGCGGAATTTGCTTTCGGTCATATTCCAGGTGCGATCAATATCCCTCTAGGTGAACTGGAAACAAGAATAGACGCATTAAATAAACAAGATGGATTATACGTTATATGTCGTACAGGTAGTCGTAGTGATTTAGCTGCACAAAAATTGACTGAACAAGGATTTAAAAATGTAATCAATGTTGTTCCCGGAATGACAAAGTGGGAAGGACCGCTAAATCATGATAATTAA
- a CDS encoding DsrE/DsrF/DrsH-like family protein, with protein sequence MANTKVAIIASNGGLFDAYKVFNLATAAAASDAEVGIFFTFEGLNLIHKEAHKNLPLPEGKEHFATGFTQANAPSIEELLTIAQELDVKMLACQMTMDVLKLEKDQFIDGIEVAGAASFIEYAKDANMTLTF encoded by the coding sequence ATGGCAAATACTAAAGTAGCGATCATTGCATCAAATGGAGGTCTATTTGATGCGTATAAAGTATTTAATCTGGCAACTGCAGCTGCTGCATCCGATGCTGAAGTAGGTATTTTTTTCACATTTGAAGGTTTAAACTTAATTCATAAAGAAGCACATAAAAATCTGCCATTGCCTGAAGGAAAAGAACATTTTGCAACAGGATTTACGCAAGCAAATGCTCCTTCCATTGAGGAATTATTAACTATCGCCCAAGAGCTAGATGTGAAAATGTTAGCATGTCAAATGACCATGGATGTTTTGAAATTGGAAAAAGATCAATTTATCGATGGTATTGAAGTTGCTGGAGCAGCATCCTTCATTGAATATGCCAAGGATGCAAATATGACATTAACATTCTAA
- a CDS encoding MBL fold metallo-hydrolase produces MSFKAMKSQVLARKVIQKEELFILDVRNNSDFEDWKIEGENFSYLNVPYFDLIDGVEDILDKLPTDKEILVVCAKEGSSVMVAEMLSEQGINVSYLEGGMKAWSEYMEPVKVGDLSNGGELYQFVRLGKGCLSYMVVSNEEAAIIDPTRMTEVFTGFAQELGVTVKHVLDTHLHADHISGGRAIAKETGATYWLPPKDAGEVVFDYQPLEDGEEIKIGHTTINIYALYSPGHTIGSTSFVVDEKYLLTGDILFIDSIGRPDLAGLAEDWVGDLRETLYHRYRELSDELIVLPAHYMIIQELNDDGTVAEKLGKLFADNHGLNIESEAEFRKMVTENLPPQPNAYQEIRQTNMGKNTPDEEKQREMEIGPNRCAVR; encoded by the coding sequence ATGTCTTTTAAAGCAATGAAGTCTCAAGTATTGGCAAGAAAGGTTATTCAAAAGGAAGAACTATTTATTTTGGATGTTCGTAATAATAGTGACTTTGAAGATTGGAAAATAGAAGGGGAAAACTTCTCCTATCTAAACGTTCCTTATTTTGATCTTATTGACGGTGTAGAAGATATTTTAGATAAACTGCCAACGGATAAAGAAATTTTAGTTGTTTGTGCAAAAGAAGGCTCTTCTGTCATGGTTGCTGAAATGTTATCCGAACAAGGAATAAATGTTTCTTATTTAGAAGGTGGTATGAAAGCTTGGAGCGAATATATGGAGCCGGTTAAAGTTGGAGATTTAAGCAATGGTGGCGAGCTGTACCAATTTGTTCGGTTAGGAAAAGGTTGCCTGTCTTATATGGTTGTATCAAATGAAGAAGCTGCGATTATTGATCCGACTCGAATGACAGAGGTTTTCACTGGGTTTGCGCAGGAACTTGGAGTAACGGTTAAACATGTATTAGACACACATTTACATGCAGATCACATTTCTGGGGGGAGAGCGATCGCAAAAGAAACTGGAGCTACGTATTGGCTGCCACCTAAAGATGCCGGAGAAGTTGTATTTGATTATCAACCATTAGAAGATGGTGAAGAAATAAAAATTGGACATACGACCATAAACATCTATGCTCTATACAGCCCAGGGCATACCATTGGCTCTACTTCCTTTGTTGTTGATGAAAAATATTTACTAACCGGTGATATTTTATTTATTGATTCCATTGGAAGACCTGATTTAGCTGGACTTGCGGAAGATTGGGTGGGAGATCTTCGGGAAACGTTATATCATCGCTACCGTGAATTGTCCGATGAGTTGATCGTTCTTCCAGCTCACTATATGATTATTCAAGAACTGAATGATGATGGTACAGTTGCTGAAAAACTTGGCAAACTATTTGCCGATAACCACGGTTTAAATATTGAAAGCGAAGCTGAATTCAGAAAAATGGTTACCGAAAATTTACCGCCTCAGCCAAATGCATATCAGGAAATTCGCCAAACTAATATGGGTAAAAATACACCTGACGAAGAAAAGCAACGCGAGATGGAGATTGGCCCAAACCGCTGTGCGGTCAGATAA
- a CDS encoding rhodanese-like domain-containing protein gives MKEITTKELMEKYKQDKQINIIDVREDDEVALGKIPGAHHIPLGEVANRVTELNREKHYYIICRSGGRSATACEVLAEHHIDCTNVAGGMLAWNAEVEK, from the coding sequence ATGAAGGAAATTACAACGAAAGAATTAATGGAAAAATATAAACAAGATAAGCAAATTAATATTATTGATGTTCGTGAGGATGATGAAGTAGCGTTAGGAAAAATTCCAGGGGCACACCACATTCCATTAGGAGAAGTAGCAAATCGTGTAACGGAATTAAATAGAGAAAAACATTATTATATCATTTGTCGTTCTGGTGGCAGAAGTGCAACGGCGTGTGAGGTTTTAGCTGAACATCACATCGATTGCACAAATGTTGCTGGTGGCATGCTTGCATGGAATGCTGAAGTAGAAAAGTAA
- a CDS encoding globin-coupled sensor protein has product MIFKKNSKVSFFQPNVVTESQVRLNVGEDSDVANQIHMIGLTLSDLSLIHQLKPYVVDNIHYIVDRFYDNLATEQSLLKIIDQHSSIEKLKQTLERHICEMFDGVIDQAYFIKRINIANMHVKIGLETKWYMSAFQDLFLSIMDIIEQNVHMKKESLLAIRALSKIINLEQQLVLEAYDEHMNKIKREADLQREKISHSVAESSESLAAISEETNASFQQLQSQSKEIISIANNGTSLSEDAYDRAKKGKKQLNKQDKSMAKLYDSVHYLEGDVHHLIDISKQMQSIVNIVKEVAEQTNLLALNASIEAARAGEYGRGFAVVADEVRKLSEQTKESVTNVSSLIWNMNGQVEKIASSLQTVGIEIKNGNQGLQEIEQHFSQIMGAMHETKDQNNVIEQEIISFIEIITELSRAVDEVAASADHLTTITHELNDN; this is encoded by the coding sequence ATGATTTTTAAGAAAAATAGCAAGGTATCATTTTTTCAACCAAATGTAGTAACCGAGTCTCAGGTACGCTTAAATGTAGGAGAGGATAGTGACGTTGCAAATCAAATTCATATGATTGGTTTAACATTGTCCGATTTATCATTGATTCATCAGTTAAAACCTTATGTAGTAGACAATATTCACTATATCGTAGATCGATTTTACGATAATTTAGCAACGGAACAATCTCTTCTGAAAATCATTGATCAGCATAGCTCCATTGAAAAGCTAAAACAAACATTAGAACGACATATATGTGAAATGTTTGATGGCGTGATTGATCAAGCTTATTTCATTAAACGAATAAATATTGCTAACATGCATGTGAAAATTGGTCTTGAGACGAAATGGTATATGAGTGCTTTTCAAGACTTGTTTTTATCTATAATGGATATCATCGAACAAAACGTCCATATGAAAAAGGAGTCTCTATTAGCCATACGGGCATTATCGAAAATAATCAATTTAGAGCAGCAGCTTGTGTTAGAAGCATATGATGAACATATGAATAAAATTAAACGTGAAGCTGACCTACAAAGAGAAAAAATTAGTCATAGTGTTGCTGAGTCCTCAGAAAGCTTGGCAGCGATTTCTGAAGAAACTAATGCTTCTTTTCAGCAATTGCAATCACAGTCAAAAGAAATAATTTCGATTGCTAACAATGGCACATCGCTCTCTGAGGATGCTTATGATAGAGCGAAAAAAGGAAAAAAACAGTTAAATAAACAAGATAAAAGTATGGCTAAATTGTATGATTCGGTACATTACTTAGAAGGCGATGTGCATCATTTAATAGATATTTCCAAGCAAATGCAATCGATTGTGAACATAGTTAAAGAAGTAGCAGAACAAACGAATTTACTTGCCTTAAATGCATCTATCGAGGCAGCCAGAGCTGGAGAATACGGACGTGGCTTTGCGGTAGTTGCTGATGAAGTTAGGAAGTTATCCGAACAAACAAAAGAATCCGTTACCAATGTATCTTCACTCATTTGGAATATGAACGGACAAGTAGAAAAAATTGCTAGTTCCTTACAAACGGTAGGCATAGAGATAAAAAATGGTAACCAAGGATTACAAGAAATAGAGCAGCACTTTTCACAAATAATGGGAGCCATGCATGAAACGAAAGACCAAAACAATGTAATTGAACAAGAAATTATATCCTTTATAGAAATTATTACTGAATTAAGTAGAGCTGTAGATGAGGTAGCTGCTTCAGCCGATCATTTGACTACTATTACACATGAATTAAACGATAACTAA
- a CDS encoding rhodanese-like domain-containing protein — MEIIQWVIIALAIIFIISRFMPVKGITQLTSQEVKKKLKDKQVQFIDVRTPQEYKSNHRKPFKNIPLHELAKRTGDLDKQKEVVIICQSGMRSMRAAKMLKKQGFEKIINVKGGMGAWV, encoded by the coding sequence ATGGAAATCATTCAATGGGTAATCATTGCTTTAGCAATTATCTTTATCATTAGCAGATTTATGCCGGTAAAAGGCATCACACAATTGACATCGCAAGAAGTGAAAAAGAAATTGAAAGATAAACAAGTCCAATTTATTGATGTTCGGACGCCACAAGAATATAAATCGAATCACCGAAAACCATTCAAAAATATACCTTTGCATGAACTTGCAAAGCGGACCGGGGATTTAGACAAACAAAAAGAAGTTGTGATTATTTGTCAAAGTGGCATGCGGAGTATGCGTGCCGCGAAAATGTTAAAAAAGCAAGGTTTTGAAAAAATTATTAATGTAAAAGGTGGCATGGGTGCCTGGGTATAA
- a CDS encoding (Fe-S)-binding protein: protein MDTQEKQRIQTAFQEKMDYDELMNCTRCGFCLPSCPTYVETGRNEVHSPRGRIALMKGLVDGVIEPSEEVKESIDLCLGCRACEPVCPSGVNFGRLLEQARDAIYQSKKPTLPEKVMKGIFLKNIFPQQNRMIGLTGLLSFYQRSGAQKLAQATGVMKLFPETMRTMEKVLPTVPKRAEMKERPRHLQPLHTTRKKKVAFFSGCLMDTMFMKTNDATIKLLQYAGCEIVVPETQACCGALHGHSGELDQAREMAKRNIAAFEEAEVDYIITNAGGCGAFLVEYAHLLKNDPDWDERADRFCAKIKDITRILVELDFHKQPLSLPEQIVTYQDSCHLKNGQKTFMEPRQLLESIAGVKYVEMTDASRCCGSAGIYNIVQSKMSMQILDYKMEQAMNTNAKTIVTANPGCLLQMKLGIEREGLSQVMDAVHIVDFLLAAYERANDNKKATKQVAAAQV, encoded by the coding sequence ATGGATACGCAAGAAAAACAACGCATTCAGACCGCCTTTCAAGAGAAAATGGATTACGATGAATTAATGAACTGTACCCGTTGCGGCTTTTGTCTTCCGAGTTGCCCGACGTATGTTGAAACAGGTAGAAATGAGGTACATTCACCTCGTGGACGAATTGCTTTAATGAAGGGGTTAGTGGATGGTGTTATAGAGCCAAGTGAAGAAGTGAAGGAATCGATTGACTTGTGTCTCGGTTGCCGAGCTTGCGAACCAGTTTGTCCTTCTGGTGTCAATTTTGGTCGATTACTGGAACAAGCAAGAGATGCTATTTATCAAAGTAAAAAACCTACATTGCCTGAAAAAGTCATGAAAGGAATCTTCCTGAAAAATATATTTCCACAGCAAAACCGAATGATTGGTCTTACTGGATTACTTAGCTTTTATCAGCGTTCTGGCGCACAAAAGCTTGCGCAAGCTACGGGAGTCATGAAGCTTTTCCCTGAGACGATGCGGACAATGGAAAAGGTTCTTCCAACTGTTCCCAAACGCGCTGAAATGAAGGAACGCCCACGCCACTTACAGCCGTTACATACAACCCGTAAAAAGAAGGTTGCCTTTTTCTCTGGTTGCTTAATGGATACGATGTTTATGAAAACGAACGATGCAACGATCAAGTTGTTGCAATATGCGGGCTGTGAAATTGTCGTGCCGGAAACGCAAGCATGCTGTGGAGCATTACATGGGCATAGCGGTGAACTGGACCAGGCTAGAGAAATGGCCAAACGCAATATTGCAGCTTTTGAAGAAGCGGAAGTGGATTATATTATAACGAATGCTGGTGGATGTGGTGCTTTCCTAGTTGAATATGCACATCTTTTAAAAAATGATCCGGATTGGGATGAACGTGCAGATCGTTTTTGTGCAAAAATTAAAGACATTACGCGGATATTAGTAGAATTAGACTTTCATAAACAACCGCTGTCTTTGCCAGAGCAAATCGTTACGTATCAAGACTCCTGCCATTTGAAAAATGGGCAAAAAACGTTTATGGAGCCTAGACAATTATTGGAGTCGATTGCCGGTGTTAAGTATGTTGAGATGACCGATGCTAGTCGCTGTTGTGGCTCAGCTGGAATCTATAATATTGTCCAATCGAAAATGTCGATGCAAATTTTAGACTATAAAATGGAGCAAGCTATGAATACCAATGCCAAAACGATCGTAACTGCAAACCCAGGTTGCTTGCTGCAAATGAAGCTCGGAATTGAAAGAGAAGGCTTGTCTCAGGTCATGGATGCCGTCCATATTGTCGATTTTTTACTGGCAGCTTATGAACGAGCAAACGATAACAAAAAGGCAACTAAGCAAGTTGCTGCTGCTCAAGTATAG
- a CDS encoding metal-sensitive transcriptional regulator, which yields MKYDTKVKNRMKRIEGQIRGIIKMMEEEKDCKDVVMQLSAVKSALDRTSAIVVSKNLEACIRQADDEDAEPLINEAVNLLVKSR from the coding sequence ATGAAATATGATACAAAAGTGAAAAATCGTATGAAACGGATTGAAGGCCAAATCAGAGGGATTATCAAAATGATGGAAGAAGAGAAAGATTGTAAAGATGTCGTGATGCAATTATCAGCAGTGAAAAGCGCCTTAGATAGAACTTCTGCTATCGTAGTCAGCAAAAACCTTGAAGCTTGTATTCGTCAGGCAGATGATGAGGACGCAGAACCGTTAATTAATGAAGCAGTGAATCTGCTTGTAAAAAGCAGATAA
- the glcD gene encoding glycolate oxidase subunit GlcD, which translates to MLKRDVREKLIAIVGEENVEDNNASLLAYSYDSTARYQALPDAMVAPRNKHEVAAVVKVCNEHRIPIVPRGSGTNLCAGTTPSEGGIVLIFKHMRKILEIDEENLTITVQSGVYTKDILEAAQQVGLFYPPDPGSMHISQIGGNISENSGGLRGLKYGVTRDYVLGLEIVLPNGEIIQTGGKLAKDVAGYDLTRLYVGAEGTLGVITEAILKLIPQPETKQTMLALYHDLEAAAESVSAIIANRIIPATLEFLDQATVQVVEDYAKIGLPTEAKAVLLIEQDGAAEVVARDMEKIATLCRDNRAFDVQVAQTNEEAEQLTAARRTALSALSRLKPTTILEDATVPRSKIAKMVKAIGEIAEKYQLTICTFGHAGDGNLHPTCLTDARNEQEIELVEKAFAEIFEKAVELGGTITGEHGVGMMKLPYLHLKAGEHGLEAMRSIKKALDPNAIMNPGKMFDPHTKQSTGVEK; encoded by the coding sequence ATGTTAAAAAGGGATGTAAGAGAAAAGTTAATCGCCATTGTAGGGGAAGAAAATGTAGAGGATAACAATGCTAGCTTGTTAGCGTATTCGTATGATTCAACTGCCAGGTATCAAGCATTGCCTGATGCGATGGTGGCCCCGCGGAATAAACATGAGGTTGCGGCGGTTGTAAAAGTGTGTAATGAACATCGGATTCCGATTGTACCTCGTGGATCAGGAACCAATCTATGTGCAGGTACAACACCTTCAGAAGGTGGAATTGTGCTTATTTTTAAGCATATGCGAAAAATTTTGGAAATTGATGAAGAAAATTTAACGATAACTGTACAGTCTGGGGTATATACAAAAGATATTTTAGAAGCAGCCCAACAAGTTGGTCTTTTCTATCCTCCAGATCCAGGGTCGATGCATATATCGCAGATTGGTGGCAATATTAGCGAAAACTCTGGAGGACTGCGAGGCCTTAAGTATGGTGTAACAAGAGATTATGTACTTGGTCTGGAAATCGTCTTACCAAATGGTGAAATTATTCAAACAGGCGGAAAACTTGCCAAAGACGTAGCTGGTTATGATTTGACGAGATTGTATGTTGGGGCAGAGGGGACATTAGGTGTAATAACAGAAGCAATTTTAAAATTAATACCACAGCCAGAAACGAAGCAAACAATGCTTGCTCTCTATCATGATTTAGAAGCAGCTGCTGAAAGTGTGTCAGCGATTATTGCGAATCGGATTATTCCGGCAACCTTGGAATTTTTAGACCAAGCGACGGTGCAAGTGGTAGAAGACTACGCTAAAATCGGCTTACCAACGGAAGCAAAGGCTGTGCTGTTAATCGAACAGGATGGTGCAGCTGAGGTGGTAGCTCGTGATATGGAGAAGATTGCTACGTTATGTAGAGACAATCGGGCATTTGACGTGCAAGTTGCGCAAACAAATGAAGAGGCAGAGCAATTGACAGCAGCACGGAGAACAGCATTATCTGCTTTATCTCGATTGAAGCCAACGACGATTTTGGAAGATGCTACGGTTCCACGCTCGAAAATTGCTAAAATGGTAAAGGCAATTGGCGAAATTGCTGAAAAGTACCAATTGACAATTTGTACATTTGGGCATGCAGGTGATGGGAATCTGCATCCGACTTGCTTAACTGATGCCCGTAATGAGCAAGAAATTGAACTGGTAGAAAAAGCATTTGCAGAAATCTTTGAAAAGGCTGTTGAGCTTGGGGGAACCATTACAGGTGAGCACGGTGTTGGGATGATGAAGCTTCCATATTTACATTTAAAAGCAGGAGAGCATGGGTTAGAAGCGATGCGTAGTATCAAAAAAGCGTTAGATCCTAATGCGATTATGAATCCTGGGAAAATGTTTGACCCGCACACGAAGCAGAGCACGGGGGTGGAAAAATAA